A part of Acropora palmata chromosome 8, jaAcrPala1.3, whole genome shotgun sequence genomic DNA contains:
- the LOC141889490 gene encoding fibroblast growth factor 1-like: protein MAHETWITFFLCLSSCLSLSTSKPFNFSLDTQALENSGINPSHVVNSKIVSIHKFKRLYSRNSAKFLRIKNGKVDGAGDKRDPNVKITLESVGSLGQLILKSYDGGYYICLDDFGIVVAKPSNKARTDEKCVFRQEKSSNGYTTFRSTFNADWYLGVKRDGRIKSARKTHSGQRAVHFLDMN from the exons ATGGCCCATGAAACGTGGattactttctttctttgcctGTCAAG CTGCCTTTCATTATCTACAAGCAAACCGTTCAACTTTTCGTTG GATACTCAAGCGCTAGAGAACAGTGGAATTAACCCCAGCCATGTAGTGAACAGTAAAATTGTTAGTATTCATAAATTCAAGAGATTGTACTCAAGGAACAGCGCTAAGTTTTTACGAATAAAAAACGGCAAAGTGGACGGAGCTGGAGACAAACGAGACCCAAACG TCAAGATCACGCTTGAATCTGTGGGCTCCCTAGGTCAGCTCATATTGAAGTCCTACGACGGAGGATACTATATCTGTCTTGATGATTTTGGAATAGTTGTTGCAAAG CCCTCCAACAAGGCCAGGACAGACGAAAAATGTGTATTTCgtcaagaaaaatcttcaaatgGTTACACAACTTTCAGATCAACCTTTAATGCCGACTGGTATCTGGGTGTTAAACGTGATGGGCGGATCAAGTCAGCAAGAAAGACACACAGTGGACAGAGAGCTGTGCATTTTCTAGATATGAACTGA